From Leopardus geoffroyi isolate Oge1 chromosome B4, O.geoffroyi_Oge1_pat1.0, whole genome shotgun sequence, a single genomic window includes:
- the LOC123590423 gene encoding olfactory receptor 6C2-like gives MRNHTVTTFILLGLTDDPQLKIMIFIFLFLTYMLSITGNLIIISLTFIDSHLKNAMYFFLQNFSFLEISFTSACIPRYLYNLSTGDRTITYDNCVTQMFFTDLFGVTEFFLLATMSYDRYVAICKPLHYVTIMNNRVCRRLIVWCWTTGFLVIIPPLSLGLNLEFCDSNVVDHFFCDVSPLLKISCSETWLIEQMVIVCAVLTFIMTLICVVLSYIYIIKAILQFSSAHQRKKAFSTCSSHMIVVSITYGSCIFIYVKPSAKELVASNKGVVVLITSIAPMLNPFIYTLRNKQVKQALKDSIKRIALFSKK, from the coding sequence ATGAGAAACCACACAGTAACAACTTTTATCCTACTGGGACTAACTGATGATCCACAACTGAAGATTATGATTTTCATCTTTCTATTTCTCACCTACATGTTGAGTATAACTGGGAACCTGataatcatctcccttactttcATAGATTCTCACCTTAAAAATGCTATGTACTTTTTCCTACAAAATTTCTCCTTCTTAGAAATCTCATTTACCTCTGCTTGTATTCCCAGATATTTGTACAACTTATCAACAGGAGACAGGACAATCACATATGACAACTGTGTCACTCAAATGTTTTTTACTGATCTTTTTGGTGTAACAGAATTTTTTCTCCTTGCCACCATGTCCTATGATCGGtatgtggccatctgcaaaccccTGCATTATGTGACCATCATGAACAACAGGGTCTGTAGAAGACTCATCGTTTGGTGCTGGACAACTGGCTTCTTGGTCATAATCCCACCGCTCAGCCTGGGCCTAAATCTGGAATTCTGTGACTCTAATGTTGTTGACCATTTTTTCTGTGATGTATCCCCCCTCCTAAAGATATCATGCTCAGAAACATGGCTCATAGAGCAGATGGTCATAGTCTGTGCTGTGTTGACCTTTATTATGACCCTTATATGTGTAGTTCTATCTTACATATACATCATCAAGGCCATTCTACAATTCTCTTCTGCCCaccaaagaaaaaaggcattttctACATGTTCTTCCCACATGATTGTGGTCTCCATCACCTATGGAAGTTGCATTTTCATCTATGTTAAGCCTTCAGCAAAGGAATTAGTGGCTAGTAACAAAGGTGTGGTAGTCCTCATTACATCCATTGCTCCTATGCTGAACCCCTTCATTTACACCTTGAGAAACAAGCAAGTAAAACAAGCTCTCAAAGACTCAATCAAGAGAATTGCATTATTCTCAAAGAAGTAA